The segment GGTGCCGTTGAGGACGATCTCGGTGACCGGGGCCGTACTGCCGAGGAGGCGGGCACCGGTCGTGCGGTCGGTGTACGCGAGGACACGGGGGAAGTCCTCGGCGACGGCGACGGAGAGCTGGGGGGAGGCGATGACGGGGGCATCGGCGGCCGCGGTGGCGGCTGCGGCGCCTCCGGCCGGGGCGCCCTCGGCCGTGGCGCCCCCGGCCGCGGTGCCTTCGGCGAGCGCGGGCCCGGCCAGGGCGAACACGGCGGAGGAAGCGACGGCGAGCGCGCAGACTGCACGGATTCTTCGCGAAGGGGGGAGGGACATGCGCACTAGTTGGCCCCGCCCCGGCGGCACCGTCAACGAGATCGAGCCGCGCGGGCCCCTCCAGTCCAAGAATCCCCTTCGGTTAGTCCAAGTGACCACCGAAGGGGGTTCCTTGAGGCCGGCGGCCGGTCCGCGGACGATCCGCGGCCGGTCAGCGACCGGTCAGCAGCCGCCGCAATTGTAGAAGGTCACGTCCCAGTGGTTGCCCTCGTCGGCGTAGACGTTGCCCGCGCCGGACTTCCACTGCGGGGCGCCGTCCCCGCGGACACCGATGTACGTGAACGTGTTCTTCACGTAGTTGGTGACACAGGTGGCCTTGCCGAAGTCGAGCTTGTAGCCGTTCCAGTGGGAGTACGTGCCGCTCGCGTGGCCCGTCTCGGTGCCTCCGGTGATGTTCAGGGCGCAGCCGCTGGCGCTCTTCAGGGTCTGGGCACCCTGGGCGGTGGCCAGGTTGAGCTGGTCGAAGGACGTGCAGGTGGAGACGTTGCGGTTGGAGCAGTTGCCGGACGAGCTCCAGGTGATCCCGGAGGACCGGAACATCGAGGTCGCGGTGGCGTGGCTGATCTTGGTGACCGCGTGGGCCTCGCCGGCGGCGGTGAGGACGCCGACGCCGGGCGCGAAGAGGGCGCCGAGGACGAGGGCCAGGGCGGTGAGGACGGAGCGGAACTTCATCGGGAGTGCCTCCTGCTGGTGACCGTGACGGTTGGGGACGGCAGTGCAGGTGGTGCCGGTGGCGCTGAGGGAACCGTGGCGCAGGGAGATGGTGCCGCAGTTCTACGCGCGTCCGAAAGGGGGCGTCGGCTTCCGGTTCGCCTCATCCGGATGAACATCTTCCCTAGATGTTGAAAATTGAACGGAATGCGTCTACAGTCGTTCTCGTTGAAGGTTCAACAAGTACCGCTCAACAACAAATCTTCGATCAAGGAGCAGTCAGTCATGGGTCTCTTCAACCGCAAGAGCAACGAGTCCGCCGTCGCCGTCGCCACCCTCCCCGTCGACCCGGCCCTGGCCGCCCTGACCGGCGACTACACCATCGACCCGGCCCACAGCAGCATCGGCTTCACCGTCCGTCACGCCATGGTCACCAACGTCCGCGGCACCTTCGCCGAGCACGAGGGCGCCCTCTCGCTGGACGGCGCGAACCCGGACGCCTCCACCGCCTCGATCGACATCAAGATCGCCTCGATCGACACGGGCATCGGCGACCGCGACGGTCACCTGCGCAGCGGCGACTTCTTCGACGCCGAGCAGTTCCCGCTGATGAGCTTCCGCTCCTCGGCCGCCGAGCAGCTGGGCGGCGACAAGTACCGGATCACCGGCGACCTGACCATCAAGGACGTCACGAAGCCGCTCGCCATCGACCTGGAGTTCAACGGCTCCGCGACGGACGTGTACGGCAACGAGCGCGTCGGCTTCGAGGGCTCCGCCGAGATCCTGCGCTCCGACTGGGGCCTGACCTGGAACGCGGCCCTGGAGACCGGCGGTGTGATGGTCAGCGACAAGGTCAAGCTGAACTTCGACATCTCCGCGATCAAGAACGCCGCCTGAGGCTGATCATCCCCGGGGATCCTCCCCCGGTCACCCGAGCGCGCCCGCCCTCCGCCACAGCGGAAGGCGGGCGCTCGGCGTTGCGCGACGGCGCTCCTAGCTCTGACTCCCGACCGCCGCGGCCACCGCCGGGATCAGGCGGTCGTTCTCGGCGGCGCCTGGGCCGCCGCCGAAGGCGAAGCGGCGGCGGGTGTAGCTGTAGGCGAGGCCGGTGGCCGGGTCGGCGAAGGCCTGGGAACCGGGGGCGCCGCTGTGGCCGACGGCGGCGCGGGTGAGAGCCGGGTACCGGGTGGCCAGCGGGACGAAGCCGAGGCCGAAGGCGTTCTTCTCACCGGTCACCAGGTCCGTGCCGGAGGAGTGGATCCGGGCGACCTCGGCCAGGGTGTCCGGCTTCAGGAGCGGGGCGTGGCCGTCGAGCTCTCCGGCGATGGCGGCGTACATCCGGGAGAGGCCGCGCGCGGAGCCGATGCCGCCGCCGGAGAGCGGCGCCAGCGCCCGTACCGTACGGGAGTTGGCGTACGCGCA is part of the Streptomyces sp. NBC_00250 genome and harbors:
- a CDS encoding YceI family protein codes for the protein MGLFNRKSNESAVAVATLPVDPALAALTGDYTIDPAHSSIGFTVRHAMVTNVRGTFAEHEGALSLDGANPDASTASIDIKIASIDTGIGDRDGHLRSGDFFDAEQFPLMSFRSSAAEQLGGDKYRITGDLTIKDVTKPLAIDLEFNGSATDVYGNERVGFEGSAEILRSDWGLTWNAALETGGVMVSDKVKLNFDISAIKNAA